The Thermotoga caldifontis AZM44c09 genomic interval TGGCAGTTCAAATGTTGAGCATCGAACCTCTCGTCAGTGATGTAACGATCGACTTTCTTTCAAACCTTGCGCATAGAGAGGTCTGGGCGTGCGAAGCCATGGCGGCGAAAGGTGTGTGGGCCGTTCCCGATGGGGTGGCACCAGTTCTGCTGGCTTCGATCCTGGCTCTGAGAGAGCAAGATCCTGCTCGTGCCGAGCAACTCTTGAAGACGATGAAAGAAGAATACAAATCAAGTTACGATCGCATAACGAACGAACTTCAACGTTTGGACCTTAAAGTCGAGATAGAAAAATACCTTTCGGCGGTGTCGAGTGCGATCACACAGGTTTTAACGAAGGAAGACGTTCCGGTTGTGAGGGTACAGGCGATACAATCGATCGTCAAGGGTCTTGCGAACCAGATTGAGGATCAGCTCAGATCGGCAAACTGGAAGTCGGTCATAAGCGACGAACTGACGGCACTGAGAAATGGAGATGCCACTAAGGTACACAGTCTGATCTCGAACCTACCGGGTGCTCTGCTCAACGAACTGCAGAGACTCATCGCTGGTACGGTGAAAGACCAGAGCAGATTGAATAGAATCTTTCAGGAGATAACGGCGGTGCTGAACGACGTACCATTTAACCTGAAGCTCTGGGAGAGATATTCAAGATTCGTGGCGTTTTACAGCGTTCTTGAGGAGGTGAGCCAATGAGATGGAGATCGACGACGATACTCGTTGTCTCGAGGAACGGTAAGACTGTCATGGCCGGAGACGGTCAGGTGACGTACGGCAACACGGTGCTCAAGCACGGGGCGAAGAAGATAAGGAAGATCGCGGACGGTCAGGTTCTCGCCGGCTTTGCAGGTTCAGTGGCCGATGCCATGGCACTCTTCGATCGGTTCGAGTCGAAACTGAGAGAGTGGGGGAACAATCTGATCAAAGCGGCCGTTGAACTGGCGAAGGACTGGAGGACCGATAGAGTTCTGAGAAGGCTGGAGGCGCTCCTGCTTGTGGCGGACAAGAACAACGTGCTTATAATATCTGGTACGGGGGAAGTCGTTCAACCCGATGACAACGTTGCGGCCATAGGGTCCGGTGCGCCTTACGCACTTGCGGCGGCGCGAGCGCTGATCCGAAACACCGATCTCGACGCGAGGACCATAGCTGAAAAGGCGATGCAGATCGCGAGCGAGATTTGCATATACACCAACAGCAACATAACGATAGAAGAACTGTAGAGGAGTGGGATGAAATGACCAATTTCGATGAACTGACGCCGAAGCAGATAGTCGCCGAACTCGACAAGTACATAGTGGGCCAGTATCAGGCCAAGCGGGCCGTTGCGATAGCCATAAGGAATCGCATAAGACGTCAGAAATTGCCAGAGAGATGGCAGAAGGAAGTGTTGCCCAAGAACATTCTCATGATAGGACCAACGGGTGTCGGAAAAACGGAAATTGCGAGGAGACTGGCACAGTTGTCCGGTTCGCCCTTTCTCAAGGTTGAGGCGACCAGGTTCACCGAGATAGGATACGTTGGTAAGAACGTTGAGTCCATGATAAGGGACCTCGTTGAAATAAGTGTGAACATGGTCAAAAAAGAAATGATGGAGCAAGTCAAAGAAAAGGCCGAAGCCATGGTGGAGGAACGCATCCTGGACGCACTCGTGCCGGACAGCAAGAAGCCCCAATCTTTGGGACTGATGGGACTTTTCGGCATGCAGCAACAGCCACAGCCGAGCATCGAAGAAAGGAGGTTGATCAAGCAGAAGCGGGAAGAGATGAGACAGAGACTCAGGAGCGGAGAACTCGAAAACGAAGTGATCGAAATCGAAATCGAAAAAGAGGCGACGCCATTCATGGGAATCGTGGGATCAGCGGAACTGGAAGATCTTGGAATAGATCTGGGTAACATGCTCGGCAGCATCCTGCCGAAGACGAAACAGAAAAGGAGGCTCACGGTTTCCGAAGCGCGCAAGGTGCTGCTACCTATCGAAGCTGAAAAGCTCATCGATACCGACAAAGCTGTTCAGGAAGCGCTCGACAGGGCGCAAAACAGGGGTATCATATTCATAGACGAGCTCGACAAAATAGCGATCAAATCTTCGGGTGTGGGTCCTGACGTCTCCAGACAGGGTGTTCAGAGAGACCTCCTGCCCATCGTCGAAGGAACGACGGTCATGACCAAGTACGGACCGGTCAGGACGGATTACATACTCTTCATAGGTTCCGGCGCTTTCCACATGAGCAAGCCGTCCGACCTGATACCGGAGCTCCAGGGAAGATTCCCGATCAGGGTTGAACTTTCGCCGCTGAGTCAGAAGGATTTCGTGAGAATACTCACCGAGCCGGAAAATGCGATCACGAAACAGTATCAGGCTTTGCTCGCGACCGAAGGGGTCGAACTGATCTTCACCGAGGACGGTGTCGAAGAGATCGCCAGGATCGCTTACGAACTCAACCAGAGGCTCGAGAACATAGGCGCTCGAAGATTGTACACGGTTGTGGAGAAGGTCCTCGAAGATGTGTCCTTTGAAGCTCCAGACATACCGGAAAAGAGGATCGTCATCGATGCGAAGTATGTGAGAGACAAGATCGGAGCCATAGCATCGGACGAAGATCTGAGTTCCTACATACTGTGAGGGGGTTCGTGTGAAAAGCAAGGTCCGCGAGGCGATACTGGCTTACCTGTTCCTCGTGCCATCGTTCTTGATCCTGGGCACCTTCGTCTTCTGGCCCGTCGGTTTTTCGTTCGTTCTGAGCTTCTTCAGGTGGGACTTCAAGAACATGAGAAGTCCCGTCTTCGCTGGGCTCGAAAATTACAGAGAGATCTTCAGGTTCTTCCCTGCGATGGAACACAGTTTTACGGAGGCTCTCCTCTGGACGCTCTTTCTCATCTTCGTTTCTGTAGCTTTCGTCGTCTCTATCTACGGTATCGCTTTTAAGAAAAGAATTTCGTGGATTCTTTTGATATCGACCGTCCTGCTGTATTTCAGTGATTTGTCCTTGCTCCGGACCCTTCTTCTGTTCGTTTGCCTTTCCCTTTTTACCATCCTCGTCTTGAGGACACGAAAAGATCTGTCTCGGCACGTTGCAGGAATGGTTGCGATCATCACAGCTTTACTCGTACTGATGTTCGCTCTCGACAGACGCTTCTACACCGTCATCGATTTCTTGCTCGAAGGACGTGACAGGAACCTTTTCGTGAAAGCGATGTTCAACACACTCTACTACGTGGTGCTCAGTGTGCCCATCACCATAGGCCTCGCTCTGGGCATCGCGTTGCTTTTGAATTCCAACGTGAAATTTCGTGCCTTTTTCAGAACCGCATACTTCGTTCCTTTCGTCACTTCTGTGGTCGCGATATCGCTGGTGTGGCGCTGGATCTTCGATGACGCTTATGGTTTGCTGAACTATTTTCTGTCGTTTTTCAACGTTCAAAAGATTGCATGGCTCAAAGACGAGCGCTGGACCATCCCCACGGTGGCCATCGTGTCCATCTGGAGGACGGTCGGATACGACGCCGTGATCTTTCTGGCTGGCTTGCAAAATATAGATCGCTCTTATTATGAAGCGGCCGATGTCGACGGTGCGAACAGCAGGCAGAAGTTCTTTTACATAACGTGGCCGTTACTCAGTCCCACGACTTTCTTCCTGCTGATCGTTTCGTTGATAAATGCGTTCAAGGTCTTCACCGAGGTGTACGTGCTCTACAGTGGCTTACCTGGACCGTACAACAACAGTGGACTGACGATGGTTTACTACGTCTTCGACAGGTTCTACGTGCAGCAGAGAATGGGTATAGCGTGTGCGGCCGCGTACATCCTGTTCGCCATAATCTTAGTTTTCACCCTGATCCAGTTCAGGGTTGGCAGAAGCGTCGTGGAGTACGTGTCATGAGGTGAAAAGAATGCGTCGTCTTCTCGGCAATTTCTTGGTTTACACGTTGCTCTCGATAGGGGCCGTGGTCATGCTGATGCCGTTCGCGTGGATGGTGTCCACTTCGTTCAAGACGCGCAGTGAGGTGGAGCGCTGGCCTCCCATCTGGACGAGCAAAAACTTTTCAAGAACGTGGCATCTGAAGACGAGTGTGTCACGTGGTTCTGTGGGAGGGCTCGACTGGAAAGGCTTAACCTTGAGGGAAGCGCTCGTGCTCGTTCAACGCGAAGCCGAGCAAAACGTGTTGAGAATCCTGATAGATGATGATCCGGTCTACAGGGGCACGCTGACGGTTTCCTTTCCACCGAACGCGAAATTGCTCAGTGGACGGCTGGATGCTGCCAGTTTCGAAAAATTCTTGGAAGAGCTGAGAGAACTGACAACACAAAAAGATGTGCTGCAGCTCATCGATGAAACCAGCGATGCGGAAACGTTCTTCAGCAGGTTCTTTGCCATGTACCTGCACGGTACGAACGCCTTGCTGGACCGGAGAAACTACGTTGAACTCGTTGAAAACGCTGCGAACTCTTCCCTGCAACAGATAGAGGTTCTGTCGCGCTACACGACGAGGGTTCCTGAGGAGTACAGGGATGAATTTTCCAGATTCATGGAGTCCGTGAGAAAGGCGTGCACGGATGTCGTGAGTTATGTGACGATCTTCAAGAAGGGTAGAACATCCATACTCGATTCGAACGAGGTGAAAAATCTTACTCACGTGTTGAAAGATTGGATCGCCCAGCTCGATACCGACAAGCTGAGCGAAGCTCTCAGGGACAATCCGGTGATTCGATTGTACGAACAGAGGGTACTCGCTTCAACTAAGAACGTTCTGAACGTGCTCGAAACGTATTCTTTCGTGAACGATTACTTTCAGTCGGTCCAGACACAACCCGTTGGCTCAGCCATCGTGAAATTCAGGTTCATGAACGAAAAGGAGAGGAAGAATGAATTGTTGGTCATGCTCGATCGATTGAACATACCGGACGAGTTAAAGAAGATCGCTGTTGAGGAACTGAACTATTCTCTCAATGGCCTTGCCGAAAGGGTTGAAAAGAGAGTCGATGAGAAACTTTACTCAGAACTCGAGACGCAACATCTTGACAACGTGAGGCTCTACGTGCAACAGATGAAACAGTTAACCTCGCAGCTTTTGAACTTGCTGAATCCGAGAAATGTGCGAATCAAATATTTTGAAGATCTTGACCAGCTCAAAACTTGGTTGCAGTCGGAAGGTAGTTCTGCAGCGTGGGTGATTCTGGGCAAGATCGAGCAACTCTCTTCCTTCCTCGAAGAAGACGAATTTTTCAAAATACTGCTCAAAGTCTCCGACGAAGTAGAGAGCGTGAGCCAGATAAGATCTGCCCTGGCCAGGGTTCAGAGCTTGATGAAAATCGTTCAGGCTCCCGATTTCGTTAAAGAAGTTAGGCTCAAGCAGAACCAGACGATCGAGTTCGTTCTTGACGATGTTCATCCGGTGTATCTCGAAGACGAACGGTACGCCGTGCGCGTCGACTATTCTTCCCGCGAAGTCCTGGGCAACATTTTCCATAACTACGTTGCTGCCTGGAAGAGCGCACCGTTCGGTATTTACTACGTGAACACCGTCTTGGTGTCAACAGTGACGACCATCGCGGAAGTGGTTCTGTGCGCCATGGCTGCGTACGCGTTCGCGCTGATGAATTTTCCAGGGAAGAACCTGATCTTCGGTTTGTTCTTGAGCACGATGATGATCCCCGGGGAAGTTCTACTCGTACCGAACTTCATAACCATCTCCAAGCTGGGCTGGATCGACACGTATTACGCGCTCATAATACCCTGGATCGTCAGCGTCTTCGCGATCTTCCTGTTGAGACAGCACTTCCTCACGCTCCCAAGAGAACTCCAGGACGCGGCCAAGATAGATGGTTGTTCTCACTGGAGGTTCCTCTGGACCGTTGTCGTTCCTCTGTCGAAACCAGCGATCGTAACTTCAGCTCTACTGAAGTTCGTGGGTAGCTGGAACGCGTTTCTGTGGGTCCTCATCGTGACGAACAAAGACAGATTCAGGACCTTGCCGGTGGGTCTTCAGACCTTCAGCACGGACGTTGGAACCGTCTACAACATGCTCATGGCTGCCGCGACGTTCTCGATCCTGCCGATATTGATCCTGTTCCTGTTCACCCAGCGCTACTTCGTTCAGGGTATCGCCAGGACGGGTCTGAAGTGAGGCGATAGAAGTGAGAGCCCGAAGGCGGCAGAAGAACTATCTTCGGTACGTGGTACTGGCGTCGCTCTTCGTGATCGCGTTTCTGTGGTTGGGAGCTTACGTTCATTTCGTTACCGAGTTGAAGAAGAACGTAGAACTCAGAGCGACGGAAAAGCAACTCTCGTCACAGGTGGAAGAGTTACTCGAAGAAGTGGAAAGGTTGAGGAGGAAGGTTAGATGATCTTCGTGACCACCTCGCACAAGCCGACGAAGGAGCAGGTGCTCAGGGCACTGATGCTTTCACAGGAGCTGAATCTACCTTACATTTCTCGAAGGAAATGTCCCAACCTGCTGGAAGCGGTTGGAGACGATTACTGTTACGTCGTCGAAATTGACAGAATCGTTGTGAAATACAAGGGAGGTTCGCTGTTTTTTCACCCGTCCACGGCGAAAGTGAGGATGAGGAACGTCAAAAAGGGATTGAAGGATCACCTCATCGAGTGTCTCCAGCTGCAGGGAGACGAACTCATCTTAGACACGACGTTTGGTCTCGGTGCTGAGGCGATACTCATGGCTGGTTTTCTGAAAGAAGGTAAGGTCGTTGGACTGGAAGCCTCAACACCGATATACATAGTTGTCAGGGAAGGCTTGAAGAGTTACAGGGACAAAGAAGACTGGGTGAACGTCGCAATGAAAAAGATCGAGATCATCCACATCGATTTCAGAAGGTATCTATCCCAGTGCCCCGATGGTTCGTTCGATATCGTGTACTGCGACCCGATGTTCGAAAATCCTGTCTATGAATCCTCTTCCATGAACCCTCTGAGACCGTTCGCCGTCTATGA includes:
- a CDS encoding carbohydrate ABC transporter permease — its product is MRRLLGNFLVYTLLSIGAVVMLMPFAWMVSTSFKTRSEVERWPPIWTSKNFSRTWHLKTSVSRGSVGGLDWKGLTLREALVLVQREAEQNVLRILIDDDPVYRGTLTVSFPPNAKLLSGRLDAASFEKFLEELRELTTQKDVLQLIDETSDAETFFSRFFAMYLHGTNALLDRRNYVELVENAANSSLQQIEVLSRYTTRVPEEYRDEFSRFMESVRKACTDVVSYVTIFKKGRTSILDSNEVKNLTHVLKDWIAQLDTDKLSEALRDNPVIRLYEQRVLASTKNVLNVLETYSFVNDYFQSVQTQPVGSAIVKFRFMNEKERKNELLVMLDRLNIPDELKKIAVEELNYSLNGLAERVEKRVDEKLYSELETQHLDNVRLYVQQMKQLTSQLLNLLNPRNVRIKYFEDLDQLKTWLQSEGSSAAWVILGKIEQLSSFLEEDEFFKILLKVSDEVESVSQIRSALARVQSLMKIVQAPDFVKEVRLKQNQTIEFVLDDVHPVYLEDERYAVRVDYSSREVLGNIFHNYVAAWKSAPFGIYYVNTVLVSTVTTIAEVVLCAMAAYAFALMNFPGKNLIFGLFLSTMMIPGEVLLVPNFITISKLGWIDTYYALIIPWIVSVFAIFLLRQHFLTLPRELQDAAKIDGCSHWRFLWTVVVPLSKPAIVTSALLKFVGSWNAFLWVLIVTNKDRFRTLPVGLQTFSTDVGTVYNMLMAAATFSILPILILFLFTQRYFVQGIARTGLK
- the hslV gene encoding ATP-dependent protease subunit HslV; translation: MRWRSTTILVVSRNGKTVMAGDGQVTYGNTVLKHGAKKIRKIADGQVLAGFAGSVADAMALFDRFESKLREWGNNLIKAAVELAKDWRTDRVLRRLEALLLVADKNNVLIISGTGEVVQPDDNVAAIGSGAPYALAAARALIRNTDLDARTIAEKAMQIASEICIYTNSNITIEEL
- the hslU gene encoding ATP-dependent protease ATPase subunit HslU, whose protein sequence is MTNFDELTPKQIVAELDKYIVGQYQAKRAVAIAIRNRIRRQKLPERWQKEVLPKNILMIGPTGVGKTEIARRLAQLSGSPFLKVEATRFTEIGYVGKNVESMIRDLVEISVNMVKKEMMEQVKEKAEAMVEERILDALVPDSKKPQSLGLMGLFGMQQQPQPSIEERRLIKQKREEMRQRLRSGELENEVIEIEIEKEATPFMGIVGSAELEDLGIDLGNMLGSILPKTKQKRRLTVSEARKVLLPIEAEKLIDTDKAVQEALDRAQNRGIIFIDELDKIAIKSSGVGPDVSRQGVQRDLLPIVEGTTVMTKYGPVRTDYILFIGSGAFHMSKPSDLIPELQGRFPIRVELSPLSQKDFVRILTEPENAITKQYQALLATEGVELIFTEDGVEEIARIAYELNQRLENIGARRLYTVVEKVLEDVSFEAPDIPEKRIVIDAKYVRDKIGAIASDEDLSSYIL
- a CDS encoding carbohydrate ABC transporter permease, which translates into the protein MKSKVREAILAYLFLVPSFLILGTFVFWPVGFSFVLSFFRWDFKNMRSPVFAGLENYREIFRFFPAMEHSFTEALLWTLFLIFVSVAFVVSIYGIAFKKRISWILLISTVLLYFSDLSLLRTLLLFVCLSLFTILVLRTRKDLSRHVAGMVAIITALLVLMFALDRRFYTVIDFLLEGRDRNLFVKAMFNTLYYVVLSVPITIGLALGIALLLNSNVKFRAFFRTAYFVPFVTSVVAISLVWRWIFDDAYGLLNYFLSFFNVQKIAWLKDERWTIPTVAIVSIWRTVGYDAVIFLAGLQNIDRSYYEAADVDGANSRQKFFYITWPLLSPTTFFLLIVSLINAFKVFTEVYVLYSGLPGPYNNSGLTMVYYVFDRFYVQQRMGIACAAAYILFAIILVFTLIQFRVGRSVVEYVS
- a CDS encoding class I SAM-dependent methyltransferase, with protein sequence MIFVTTSHKPTKEQVLRALMLSQELNLPYISRRKCPNLLEAVGDDYCYVVEIDRIVVKYKGGSLFFHPSTAKVRMRNVKKGLKDHLIECLQLQGDELILDTTFGLGAEAILMAGFLKEGKVVGLEASTPIYIVVREGLKSYRDKEDWVNVAMKKIEIIHIDFRRYLSQCPDGSFDIVYCDPMFENPVYESSSMNPLRPFAVYDSVTEGDVREMLRVARKRVVLKAHAFDSMFERIKVDRITGSRKSQVLYGVIEKR